The sequence aatccgttctagaaacaaatgcctaaagagggccacacttgtgtaaaaattgtccacataaagatggtaccccttgccgaataagggtgacaccaagtcccagactgtcttcccactgctccccaggtagtcagggcaaccgaccggctccagggtctgatcttttccctcatagacacgaaatttgtgggtatagcctgtggccctttcacagagcttatacaatttgaccccataccgggcacgcttgcttgggatgtactgtttgaagccaaggcgcccggtaaaatgtattagggactcgtctacgcagatgttttgctcgggggtatacaaatctgcaaatttctggttgaaatggtctgtgAGGGgcggaattttgtggagccggtcaaaagctgggtggcctctgggacgggaggtggtgttgttgctaaaatgcaggaaacggaggatggcctcaaatcgtgccctggacatagcagcagagaacatgggcatgtgatgaatcgggtgcgttgaccaatatgaccgcaattcatgcttttttgtcaagcccatgttgaggagaaggcccaaaaaaattttaatttcggaaacttggactggtttccaccggaaaggctgggcataaaagcttcccgggttggcggatataaattgtgtggcatactggttggtctctgccacgactaagtccaagagctccgcagtcaagaacagctcaaaaaatcccagggccgaaccgatttgagccgtctcaacccgaactccagactgggcggtgaaagggggaactacaggtgcggctgaagttggtgactgccaatcagggtttgccagcacctcagggattctaggggctctacgggcctgtctgtgcggtggctgcgacggggtaacaccgtaccagcttcaactgcccttctggtgctcgccacgtcaccatgttgtacggcagtgctggtactaggtccagggagggctgcgctgctggtgtatgcctcaccacgtgatccggcagcgacagccccactctgctgctcttgaagcggatcctgcgtaacctgtggtctagcgacacggggcctggtacgcctggtgctatcagggacctccacctcctcgtccgaactttgggtcagagagccactgctttccagaggttcatattctgacccgctagattcgtcagatgagggttcccactcctcatccgactgggtcagaatcctgtaggcctcttcagaagaataccccctgtttgacattttggactactaaatttaggggtattccctgagactacccaagaaaaaaagcaaacctgtcttacaaaggggaggctagcgaagtaccggaggccgctgcggttgataaaaaatatcaaaactgattttttttatcgccgcagtgcgtgtaaaatgaatgtgcagtgatcaaaaaaatatattttttttgtcactgcggtggggcgggcgtgggtgaacgcacgtgtgggcgaccgatcaggcctgatcgggcaaacactgcgttttgggtggagggcgaactaaagtgacactaatactattatagatctgaccgtgatcagttttgatcacttacagatactataaaagtacaaatgctgattagcgatacgctattcagcgaataaaagtgactgcggtgcggtggggtgggcgctaactgacgctaactacctaaccaaggggcctaaactatccctaaaacctaacagccaatactagtgaaaaaaaaaaaaagtgacagtttacactgatcactttttttcctttcactggtgattgacaggggcgatcaaaggggtgatcaaaggggtgatcaaagggttaattggggtgcaggggggtgatcaggggctacagtgaagtgtttggtgtactcacagtgatgtctgcttctctgctggatccaaccgacgaaaaggaccagcagaggagcagagaagccatataacagatcatatttactaatatgatgtgttatatggcttgtgattggattttttaaaaattgccagcctgccagccaatgatcgttgctggcaggctggtgacgaacttgttctttaacttttgccggcccgcgatgcgcatgcgcgggccggcttggagcgaaatctcgcgtctcgcgagatgacgcgtatatgcgtgactgtgcgcagcgctaccacctccggaacgcgaatctgtgtacagcggtccggaggtggttaagctccGCCCCCTTACGGCCGTCACGCAACCCGGAAGTCCctgtggatcatgtgatgaccggagtgacgtcaccacaggtcctgttgctgcacacagctaagatgaagacagaaggagatgccggctgcgcgatcaagtggattaaggagagttaaattattattatttatttttaacccctccagcgctattttactatgcatgctgtattcagaatgctattattttcccttataatcatgttataagggaaaataatacaatctacagaacaccgatcccaagccagaacttctgtgaagaagttcgggtttgggtaccaaacatgcgcgatctttctcacgcgagtgcaaaacgcattacaatgttttgcactcgcgcggaaaaatagcacatgttcccgcaaagcacccgcaccttttcccgcaacgcccgtgtgaacccagccaaaggattaaagtttgtaaaatcagttttgaatatcttgaggggtgtagtttgtaaaatgtggtcatttttgggtggtttctattatgcaagcctcaaaaagtgacttcagacctgaactggtcctgaaaaagtgggttttagaaattttctgaaacatttcaagatttgcttttaaacttctaagccttataacatcccccaaaaatacaatatcattcccaaattgatccaaacatgaagtagacatatggggaatgtaaagtaaaaactatttttggaggtattactatcaattataaaagtagagaaattgaaatttggaaattagttaatttttccaaatttttggtaaatttggaattttttttataaataaaaattctttttttggactcaattttaccactgtcatgaagtacaatacgtgacgaaaaaaacaatttcagaatggcctggataagtaaaagcgtttcaaagttatcaccacataaagtgacatgtcagatttgcaaaaaatggcttggtccttaaggtgaaaatgagcccggtcctcaaGGGGTCACCTACTCCAAGCCCTATAAAGTGAAGTACTACATGAATAGCACAGCCACTCCTGATTCCAGATCACTAACTTGCATGTCCATTGTGAGAACTCATGAGCATGCACACATACTGGAGAGGACTCCGGGATGAGTCCTttcaatatactgcagcctcggtTTGCAGGGGGGTTGGACAGGGCTGAGCATGGACATATAACTTAGCCATGTGGAGTTAGGTGTGGCAGTACTATTTATGTAGCACGCACTTTATAGAGCTCAGGGGAGGTGAGAAAttccctttcaggggttaatgggGATAAACCATACCTTGGTGGTGTCATTTCCTTCATCTAGTAAATAGAGTAGATTTGGAACAGAATCTTCCATCTTTTCATGGTACTTATTGGTGACTGACATATTGATCACCAGTCTCAGGCCAGCCAGCTGGACTTCAGAATTTAACAAACACTCTGTGATATCCTTTAATACTTCATTTATAAAAGCCTAAGTAGCAAAAGAAACAAATTAAGTTGCAATACTGTTCCATGTGCTGGTTAAATGTTAGACTTTTGTTCAAAGGCTACTTTTACTTATGCGTTTTGGTTTCAGGTTTTgaaatctggcagaggatctcaaaatctGACCAAAACGGTTCAGTTTTGATTACACATCAGAATGCATCTGTTTCGTTAGGATGCGGTTATGTGAAATCgaaacggaacaaaccggatccttcactaaatacattgaaagtcaatgggtgatggatgcgtttttttttaggaccctggttttgtgtccggtcacaaaacggaatgctgacaGAACGAAAGATATCataaacggatctctttccattcagaacacaaaggggacaaaacagaaccgCTTTggcccagttttgagatcctctgctgcatctcaaaaccggaatggcaaaatgcatatgtgaaagtagcctacctgAGGAGGCTTGAATGCAGGCAAGTCAGTGGCCATAATGTATGTCATAAagcatccccaggataggtcatcaatatcagatcggcgggggtccgacatccggaaccccaacgatcagctgtatgaagagaaggcatgtgcagtctcctgtctctcttcctgctcgctgctgctatgtctatggcgagcaggaagagagaaaggaGATGGCACCACCCCTTTCCATGGATTATGTCTGGTACTGTAGCTCGACACAGTTGGATTCAACGGGACAGATCGGCAATACCGCACAAGACCTAAGGCCAGGGCTAgtattgtttttggaagaaagcagccatgttttttaatcctggacaatctggcagaataaaagtgcaTATTGACACTACTCCTGAGGAGAAAAggtccacaaaaggtatgtttgtattGCTCTCCCCAGCCCTTTACTAGTGCTGTTAGCAGTtctgcatggtcaaaactgctaacagagtccctttaaaaggTGCCCAGATGCTATAGCTGTCTCAATGCAGAGAGGTGCAAAATACAggagaaactcgaaaaatttaatATCgtacaaagttcatttatttcagtaatgcaacttaaaaggtgaaactaacatatgagatagacccattacatgcaaagcgagatatttcaagcctttattggttataatttggatgattatggcttatagcttatgaaaccccaaagtcacacttTTGAAGGGTATTCTTTGCTCAgggaatatggattaattagctgactagagtgtgacactgagcttagaatattgaaccttttcacaaaattctaattttaagctgcattaatgcaattccttttaatttgcattactgaaataaatggacttttgcacgatattcaaatttttcgagtttcacctgtaaaatgTTCTGTGTAACCACAGCTTCTAATGCAGTCTCTGCTGTTCTACAATGTTACTTAAGGTAATCTCACCTGTATTTGCTCCTGATTTGGTAGGTTCAAGCTCAGGTTGTTGAGTACATTAAGAGCACCTGCTTTTATTTTCGGATCAGCGTGTGAAAGGAACCCTCCAATAATACGAATACCATCTAAATTCCGAATTATATCCTAAAACACAGAACAAATCCAGGTGAAATATTAAAGTGGATGGCCACTTTATAGGAAAATGCCCTAAATACCCATAAACGGTTATGTTGTGCCCGTGGCATTAAGTGCCTAAGTGGGCGTTCCCATGCTTGAGCAGTAGGAGGATCAATTTCACAGATGGAGAAATGTATAAACACAGTTATAGTAGTATGAACCACAACATAACAGTTTGTCGTTTGGGTAATTTTCCTATAAAGTGATCAAAAGTATGTGGACACCTAAACATCACATTCATGCTCTTTATTTCATAACACAGGAACGCATCCCCTGCTCTGCGTACCAGGTGTATCACTGTGCCTGGTATAGTAGCCGAGTtccattctcttgaatgggaTGGGCTGCAGTACCGGGCACAGCGCTACTAAATGGTACAGCACTGTATGGGTAATACAATATAACAGTGCCACAGAGGCAAAGTCTGGGATTGGAGTCACCCGTAATGCCTCTGTATACCAATTGCATGGCTTACGAGGGAAAGCGGTGTATGAAAATGTCCGGCACATGTCCTCCAGAGTGGCACAAAAGCAGAATTTTGACCAGGCGTATACTAGACAGTTTCACCACAGAAATAGTCTACTGTTACTAACATGGTTTGTGGAAAATGctgagatgttacagagagtgattAAGATCTGCTCTTGAGCTGAAGCATCTGAGTTGCTTGAGAGAATCTGAAGAAGTGTTTCTAAATGATGTCGTTCCAGATTACTAGCAGACTTCGGAATGGCTTCAGATCGGGATTCTAAGAAAGAGGAAAAATATTCTATATATACATCTGCAGCACAGTCAAGAATTCTTCTGTACAGGAAAACATGATCATTTACACATATGTAACTGCAATGACCCTTACAAAATAGATTATGAACCACATAACCATTACAAACCATGCCAGAATAttcaaggggttgtgccaagtttaggTTAtccagttatcccctatccacagtgtAGGGGACAACTAACTTATTgttgggacccccacagatcccAAGAACTCCACCTAatctgatggagcagcaggtcaaGCATGCACCCTGCCGCTCCTTTCATTCTCCATGGAACCGCCAGAGATAGCCGAATAAAGAGCTCAGTCCCATAGACAATGGagtggcagggtactgtgagggatGAGACCCATCTGGGtgtctgcagcagccattttacattgtatGACCTTTTTGTTAATAGATCAGGGACTTTTCTTGCATGTCAAAAATTCTGCAGGGAGCAACTTATCTTTGCTATTTTCGATAGATGGAAACTGCTAGCTGTAACACTTATTTCCTGTATTCTGAATTGTATGCGTCTGCGGTTAATTGacatttatattttctttttctatatctatctatctatctatatatatatatacatacatacacacatacacacatacacacaaatatgGTCATGACCTTCATGAAACGTGTGTGGGTGGCTTTtctcccccccaacccccccttgCCAAGACAGTATAATATTATGTGCATTTTATTTGAATAAAGAGACTTGTTTGATCACTCAAATGTGTTGGTCAATCAATTCTCCATGAGTACTTAAATTTATGGGCAATAATGATTTGGAACTCAGCATAACTTAGAGTAAGGGGTCTTTGCCCCCACAATTTCTTTGGCGCCCAAATGTGGGGCTTGACCAGTGAACTCTGACCTTTACGGTTCCGGCCGCAACAGGAGGAGACCCGTACTCACAGATACTACAAACAGCGCTGTAAGGTAAGAAGCTTATTCTTACAAAAATATATCTGTGTTTCCTGTGTCTTCATCTGGGTCAGAGACAGTGGGTCTATTGAAGTTTCTCTGATGGTCAAGCCTTTTAAAATGGTAAGAACCCATTTATGCTGAGATATGAAATTTGATTGGTCTTGGATTTGGGAAACGTTTGGTTTGGTTATTGGTGTtgcgattaaggcctctttcacacttgcgttgtccggatccggcgtgtactccacttgccggaattacacgccggatccggaaaaacgcaagtgtactgaaagcatttgaagacggaaccgtctttcaaatgctttcagtgttactatggcacccaggacgctattaaagtcctggttgccatagtaggagcggggagcgggggagcggtatacttacagtccgtgcggctcccggggcgctccagaatgacgtcagagcgccccatgcgcatggatgacgtgatccatgtgatcacatgatccatgcgcttggggcgccctgacgtcactctggagcgcccggggagccgcacggacggtaagtacactgctcccccgctccccactacactttaccatggctgccaggactttagcgtcccggcagccatggtaaccactctgaaaaagctaaatgtcggctccggcaatgcgccgaaacgacgtttagcttaaggccggatccggatcaatgcctttcaatgggcattaattccggatccggccttgcggcaagtgttccggatttttggccggagcaaaaagcgcagcatgctgcggtattttctccggccaaaaaacgttccgttccggaactgaagacatcctgatgcatcctgaacggatttctctccattcagaatgcattaggataatcctgatcaggattcttccggcatagagccccgacgacggaactctatgccggaagacaagaacgcaggtgtgaaagagcccttacatacTGGTTGTGGTTTGGATTTTGTATCGTATCACAGAAAATGCCAGTAGAGGAAATAGTGAACCGTGGAGTCCTCTGAGAAAGTGTTAGGAAAACTCTATATTGTCTTATCTGTAATATAGTTGATACATTAACAGGAGATTAATGGGGAAGTCACTATAAGGAAGCAGATGGATGTAGATATTTCAGACGTCTGGTAGAGAAATTCTTAACACACAGACATGGGCAATAGGCAGAGTATACCTGAGGGATATAAAATTAGCCAAGCACTCTAGCACATAGTTGAAGATGTAGAAGGGAAACAAGCCAAGAAAAGTCAGAGAAGGTGTTACAGAAGGCGGGTAAGAAACATGGTAACTTAGATTCTGAAGTCTGGGAAAGGTTCAAAAGAACACATAGTGGTTGGATGAAGGATCAGGAATGTGAGAAGGTTGTGGAATGTTGGTGTCGGGCAGCAGAGAAAGTGAAGAATGAGAAATGGCCAAATGCAATATTTGGAGAAAATTTGTATTATGACACAAGTGTAAAACATGACTGACAGTGagacagaaaagaaaaatatgtcTGCCACCTTCAGCTCCCCCGTCATATTCTGGGATGATGGATAGACCAGGCTGGACATGTACAATGTGTGGAAACCAGAATCCTGACTGGACGGAAAATTGTAGAGTATGTGGGGCACCCCGACCTAGACTGCGTACATGACTATCCGGTCACCATACGTACCGGATTCACCCCACAAGTCCCCCCACCTCCACCAGTGGATGGAGGAGGGGGACCAGGAGACGGGGGAGACAATCAAGCCCCTCAGGCACCCCCACCCGGTGGTCAAGTCCAATATGTGCAACAGCACATATTGTCTTACTCCCCATGGAGTCCGAAGGACAAAATAGGACTTTTATGTAGAATTCCTGACCCACTGACAAGACCTATGCCTGCCCACTGTATTTTACAACAGATACAAGCCACATATAGGGCAACATGGGCTGACTTAAATGACTTAGTGGCCTTAAAAGTGGGAGAATCACCATATAACCCTCTAAAAGAACAGTTAGTGCCTGAAagggtaaaaactgaccagtcctCATGGTCTGACTGGGAAAAAAAACTGACACATCGGGCATAGAATATTGCAGAATTTTTGGTAGATGGGCCAGGACAAAGGAAGATGACGTAGTTTAAAAGATGTAATACAGGAGACTAAAGACGACGTAGTGGCATTTGAGTGTAGACTACGGACAGTGTGGACAGACATGGGTTGGGATACCACTGGACCTATGGGACAGAAGTTACTGACATCTGCTTTCATGGAGGGACTGAGACCTGCATTCCAGACAAAGCTGAAGGCATGTAAGCCTGAATAGAGGGTGACAGCACTATCTCAGttagttgctgctgctgctgctaaggGTTTGGAACTAGACATGTCTACTACCAAATCCTCAAAAATCAATATGGTACAAGGATAACAGAGACCATGGTCTGGTCAACAGGGACAGACAAGACAGAGGAAGGGTGACATCAGATGTTACAATTGTGGCAAACCTGGTCACATACGCAGAAATTGCCAGTTGTCCTTGAGGGGTTAACAGGTGAGCTCACAGAACCTGGGTTCAGTGCACACCCCTGGTCCGGTGACCTCACAATAGGAAGCCGGCAACCCCGTGTCTTTATGTGCCATGACTGCAGCAGCCGTGGGCTGCCAAATTGAGAAACCAGTCCAGGTAGGCAACCAACATGTTCCTTTCTTAATAGATACGGGGGCAGCCAAGACAGTGATTAATCCTGATAATACAGTATTAAGCCATGGCAGATAAGCACACAATGTGTCCCCGCATCAGGGTTCACAGGGGAAGTGGTCTTCATCCCAGAGACCATACCTATGGAATTAAAAATCAAAGACAGTACAGTTGTtagtaaaagaaaatatcccaTTTAATTTGCTGGGTACTGATGTCCTGCAGACACTGTGGGCTCATATTCACTTTAATGAGGATGGTACCACACATGTAGATATTGACACTCCCGATGAGGTTTTGACCCGGGTTCTAGCTTTACACCTGGAGCCGGACCAAACATCCTGTGTGGTATAATTGAAGCAGGACCTGCAGCCAGTCCCCGACAGATTGTGGGCAAAGGGTAAAACGGATATTGGCAGATTAGATGTCACTCCTTTTATGGTACATTTAAAACCAGGATGTACACCACCCCGAGTCCGTCAGTATCTCTTGAGTCATGCACAAGAACAATCTGCAGTCACTCAGATTGACCAGTATGTTCAAATGGGGGTCCTGGTGGTGACTAATTCTCTCGCCAACACCCCCCATTTCCGGTCAAAAAGAAAGCAGTAAAATGTCAGACTGTGACTGATAGGATGGTGCATGACTGTCCCgaacacacacacaccttgttgTCACAGGTCCCTCCGAGGGCATCGTGTTATACTGTGATTGACcttgcaaatgcatttttcagtgtcCCTATCCACGTGACATGTCAATATCTTTTTGCATTTGCATTTAAGGGTAAACGGTATACATGGACGGTATTGCCGCAGGGAGCTCAAAACTCACCCACCATGTATACTCAAGCCCTCCAATCAGTCCTGACAGGTTGGCGGGTTCCTGATCAGGTTGTTTTTTTACAAAATGTTGATGATCTATTGTTATGTGCTCCTGACTATGACACTTGTAAAAATGCATCTCTGTCACTGTTGATTTTCCTGGCAGAAAATGGGTGTAAGTCTTCCAAAGACAAGCTGCAGTTTTGCCAATCCAGTGTTACTTTCCTCGGTCACTGTTTGTCAGAAGGTGCCCGGCACCTCACCGAAGAAAGAAAACAGGCTGTGAAGGACATCCCACTCCCTCAGGGGCCGAAGCCCCTCAATGTTTTTGGGACTGGTGTCCTATTGCAGACCTTGGAT is a genomic window of Bufo bufo chromosome 1, aBufBuf1.1, whole genome shotgun sequence containing:
- the ARMC10 gene encoding armadillo repeat-containing protein 10 isoform X2; this translates as MYLLPSTKNSKSGLESRSEAIPKSASNLERHHLETLLQILSSNSDASAQEQILITLCNISAFSTNHDIIRNLDGIRIIGGFLSHADPKIKAGALNVLNNLSLNLPNQEQIQAFINEVLKDITECLLNSEVQLAGLRLVINMSVTNKYHEKMEDSVPNLLYLLDEGNDTTKIHTLKLLVNMSANPLMTRPLLANKAPSLFPSLFDGSINRDVLIRALSFTANLSENLAKEQQYDGPRHLKEDSIYAVLFKDPAVLQRNLVPLLLFPDMEIKEEAYRCIRSTETLLM